In Rhodococcus sp. OK302, one genomic interval encodes:
- a CDS encoding 3'(2'),5'-bisphosphate nucleotidase CysQ translates to MTRTTDEQAASDVATAAGVLLLEHRKALGADTNPAEFKDAADQLSHEFIVAELARRFPDDAVLSEEGADDTARLSADRVWIVDPLDGTREYGEAGRTDWAVHVALVEKGSLTVGAVAMPALGITYSSADDGGGHSSASPVRVVVSRTRRPEPVMRMAESMDAQLIEMGSAGAKAMAVVCGDADVYAHAGGQYEWDSAAPVAVARAAGLHVSRIDGSELRYNQENPWLPDLLICRPELAATALEELGR, encoded by the coding sequence ATGACACGAACCACGGACGAGCAGGCGGCCAGCGACGTCGCGACTGCGGCCGGTGTGCTCTTGCTCGAACATCGGAAAGCTCTCGGCGCTGACACGAACCCCGCGGAGTTCAAAGACGCTGCGGATCAGCTCAGCCACGAGTTCATCGTCGCCGAACTTGCCCGACGCTTTCCTGATGATGCGGTCCTCTCCGAAGAGGGCGCCGACGACACTGCACGTCTGAGTGCCGACCGCGTGTGGATCGTCGACCCGCTCGACGGCACCCGCGAGTACGGCGAAGCCGGCCGAACCGATTGGGCTGTCCATGTCGCACTGGTCGAAAAAGGTTCTCTCACAGTAGGAGCCGTCGCGATGCCGGCTCTCGGGATCACCTACTCGAGTGCCGACGACGGCGGTGGACACAGCTCGGCATCGCCGGTTCGAGTCGTGGTGTCGCGGACGCGGCGTCCGGAACCGGTCATGCGGATGGCCGAGTCGATGGATGCTCAGTTGATCGAGATGGGCTCCGCCGGAGCCAAGGCCATGGCGGTGGTGTGCGGGGACGCAGATGTCTACGCTCACGCCGGCGGTCAGTACGAGTGGGATTCGGCGGCACCTGTTGCTGTCGCACGCGCTGCCGGACTGCATGTTTCACGTATCGACGGCAGCGAGCTGCGCTACAACCAAGAGAATCCGTGGTTGCCTGATCTGCTGATCTGCCGGCCCGAACTCGCCGCCACAGCACTGGAGGAATTGGGACGATGA
- the cysD gene encoding sulfate adenylyltransferase subunit CysD, which translates to MTVTLTHLERLEAESIHIMREAVAQSENPVMLYSVGKDSAVMLHLARKAFYPSKLPFPLLHVDTTWKFREMYDLRDETAASADLDLLVHTNPECVEKGINPFTHGSAVHTDMWKTEGLKQALDHYKFDAAFGGARRDEEKSRAKERIFSIRSAAHRWDPKQQRPELWRMYNVRKSPGESLRVFPLSNWTELDVWEYIRQEQIPIVPLYFAAKRPVVERDGALIMVDDDRMPLLPGETPELKSVRFRTLGCYPLTGAVESTATSLTEIISEMLLTTTSERQGRVIDHDSSASMEKKKQEGYF; encoded by the coding sequence ATGACCGTTACACTGACCCATCTCGAACGGCTCGAAGCCGAGAGTATTCACATCATGCGTGAAGCTGTGGCGCAGAGTGAGAACCCGGTAATGCTGTATTCGGTGGGTAAGGACTCCGCCGTGATGCTGCATCTGGCGCGTAAGGCCTTCTACCCGTCGAAGCTCCCGTTTCCGTTGCTCCACGTCGACACGACGTGGAAGTTCCGCGAAATGTACGACCTTCGCGACGAGACCGCAGCCTCAGCGGACCTCGATCTCCTCGTGCACACCAATCCGGAATGTGTGGAGAAGGGAATCAACCCCTTCACCCACGGCAGTGCCGTCCACACCGACATGTGGAAGACCGAGGGCCTCAAGCAGGCTCTCGATCACTACAAGTTCGACGCCGCATTCGGCGGCGCCCGCCGCGACGAGGAAAAATCCCGGGCCAAGGAACGGATCTTCTCGATCCGGTCGGCCGCGCACCGCTGGGATCCGAAGCAGCAGCGACCGGAACTGTGGCGGATGTACAACGTCCGCAAATCGCCGGGGGAGAGCCTGCGCGTGTTCCCGCTGTCGAACTGGACCGAGTTGGATGTGTGGGAATACATTCGCCAGGAACAGATTCCGATCGTCCCGCTGTACTTTGCCGCCAAGCGTCCCGTCGTCGAACGTGACGGCGCGCTGATCATGGTCGACGACGACCGGATGCCGTTGCTGCCCGGAGAAACACCGGAACTCAAGAGCGTTCGTTTCCGAACCCTCGGGTGCTACCCGCTGACCGGTGCCGTCGAATCGACTGCCACCAGCTTGACCGAGATCATCTCGGAAATGTTGCTCACCACCACTTCCGAACGCCAGGGACGGGTCATCGACCACGATTCCAGCGCGTCGATGGAGAAGAAGAAGCAAGAGGGGTACTTCTGA
- the cysN gene encoding sulfate adenylyltransferase subunit CysN yields MTVSSDLIADDIEAYLERHANKSMLRFITCGSVDDGKSTLIGRLLYESKLVFDDQLSALEADSRKSGTQGEGLDFALLVDGLAAEREQGITIDVAYRYFTTERRKFVVADTPGHEQYTRNMVTGASTADLAVILVDSRKGILTQTRRHSYLVSLLGIKHVVLAVNKLDLVDYSQEVFDTIVADYTSFASEIGLDGFVAIPMSAYKGDNLTERSALTPWYTGPSLIEHLESVDIDDSTQRSPFRMPVQWVNRPDLDFRGFSGQIVSGTVQPGDSVRVLPSGKSSTVARIVTMGGDLAEAGAGQSVTITLNDEIDISRGDVLAVADVPPAVSDQFEAHIVWMGEDEMLPERPYLCQIGSITVQARITKPKYKINVNTLDKNATTTLALNEIGVCNISFDRAVPFDPYTDNRDMGGFILIDRLTNGTVGAGLIKHSLRRSDNIHWQAVDVDANAHTRLKGHKPAVLWFTGLSGSGKSTIANDVERRLHALGAHTYLLDGDNVRHRLNRDLGFTEADRVENIRRVTEVARLMADAGLIVLVSFISPFDAERQAARELIGPEQFSEIYVDTDISVAEQRDPKGLYKKARRGELSNFTGIDSPYEPPQNPDLRIETATTSPAVAGAAVIEHLRTRGIIS; encoded by the coding sequence ATGACCGTTTCCTCGGATCTGATCGCCGACGACATCGAGGCTTACCTCGAACGGCACGCCAACAAGAGCATGCTGCGCTTCATTACCTGTGGCAGCGTCGACGACGGCAAGAGCACCCTGATTGGCCGCTTGCTCTACGAGTCGAAACTTGTTTTCGACGACCAACTTTCGGCTCTCGAAGCGGATTCGCGCAAGAGTGGCACACAGGGCGAAGGGCTCGATTTCGCGCTCCTTGTCGACGGTCTCGCAGCCGAACGTGAGCAGGGCATCACCATCGATGTCGCCTATCGCTACTTCACGACCGAACGTCGTAAGTTCGTTGTCGCGGACACACCGGGGCACGAGCAGTACACCCGCAATATGGTGACCGGTGCTTCGACAGCTGATCTCGCCGTGATCCTTGTCGACTCGCGCAAGGGAATCCTGACGCAGACCCGCCGACACTCTTATCTCGTGTCGTTGCTCGGCATCAAGCACGTAGTGCTCGCGGTCAACAAGCTCGATCTCGTCGACTACTCGCAGGAGGTGTTCGACACTATCGTGGCGGACTACACGTCCTTCGCTTCCGAGATCGGACTCGACGGGTTCGTTGCCATTCCGATGTCGGCGTACAAGGGTGACAATCTCACGGAACGCAGTGCTCTCACGCCCTGGTACACGGGTCCCAGTCTGATCGAGCACCTCGAGAGCGTCGATATCGACGACTCCACCCAGCGGAGTCCGTTCCGGATGCCGGTGCAGTGGGTCAACCGACCGGATCTCGACTTCCGCGGATTCTCCGGCCAGATCGTCTCCGGGACAGTGCAACCCGGCGACTCGGTACGGGTACTGCCCAGTGGGAAATCGTCGACAGTGGCTCGCATCGTCACCATGGGCGGTGACCTCGCCGAGGCGGGTGCCGGGCAATCCGTCACGATCACCCTCAACGACGAGATCGACATCAGCCGAGGTGACGTTCTCGCAGTCGCGGACGTTCCGCCGGCAGTCTCCGATCAGTTCGAAGCGCACATCGTCTGGATGGGTGAAGACGAGATGCTGCCCGAACGGCCGTATCTCTGCCAGATCGGCAGCATCACCGTTCAGGCACGTATCACCAAGCCGAAGTACAAGATCAACGTCAACACACTCGACAAGAACGCCACCACCACACTGGCGCTCAACGAAATCGGTGTCTGCAACATCAGTTTCGACCGCGCCGTGCCGTTCGACCCGTACACGGACAACCGTGACATGGGTGGCTTCATCCTCATCGACCGCCTCACCAACGGCACGGTCGGTGCCGGGCTGATCAAGCATTCCTTGCGTCGGTCGGACAACATCCATTGGCAGGCAGTCGATGTGGATGCCAATGCCCACACCCGACTCAAGGGACACAAGCCGGCGGTTCTGTGGTTCACCGGACTCTCGGGATCGGGAAAGTCGACGATCGCAAACGATGTGGAGCGTCGACTGCACGCCCTCGGTGCCCATACTTATCTCCTTGACGGCGACAACGTTCGTCATCGTCTCAATCGGGATCTCGGGTTCACCGAGGCTGATCGTGTCGAGAACATCCGCCGCGTCACCGAAGTCGCCCGGTTGATGGCCGACGCCGGCCTGATCGTTCTCGTCTCCTTCATCTCGCCGTTCGACGCTGAACGGCAGGCTGCGCGAGAATTGATCGGTCCGGAACAGTTCTCCGAGATCTACGTCGACACCGACATTTCCGTCGCAGAGCAGCGTGACCCGAAGGGCTTGTACAAGAAGGCCCGACGCGGTGAGCTCAGCAACTTCACCGGCATCGATTCGCCTTACGAGCCGCCGCAGAACCCGGACCTTCGGATCGAGACGGCAACAACGTCTCCGGCCGTCGCCGGTGCTGCTGTCATCGAACACCTCCGCACCCGCGGAATCATTTCCTGA
- a CDS encoding nuclear transport factor 2 family protein, with protein MPNRSEIVSAVEDYVNHLGNHDVDKLVALFADEALQHEPLGVKTYSGIDEIRAFDTANAQVDFTVSLLGPITVTGKYAAMQLRVQRAGMADFATTDLFEFDENCKIVSLSVVLDPQALC; from the coding sequence GTGCCAAATCGATCTGAAATCGTCTCTGCTGTCGAAGATTACGTCAATCACCTCGGAAACCATGACGTCGACAAACTGGTTGCGTTGTTTGCGGACGAGGCTCTTCAACACGAACCTCTGGGCGTCAAGACATACAGCGGGATCGACGAAATTCGAGCCTTCGATACGGCGAACGCTCAGGTCGACTTCACTGTGAGTCTCCTCGGTCCGATCACGGTGACGGGAAAGTATGCAGCGATGCAGTTGCGGGTGCAACGCGCGGGTATGGCGGATTTTGCGACCACGGATCTCTTCGAGTTCGACGAGAACTGCAAGATCGTTTCTCTGAGTGTGGTTCTCGATCCGCAGGCCCTGTGTTGA
- a CDS encoding SDR family oxidoreductase: protein MLSTSGLLAGKVVVVSGVGPALGRSIALQSAAAGASVVLAARTRERLESVATEIRDRGGIALAVPTDLTDVDSIEALAQTALDEFGAVDCLVNNAFVQPAQVPLLDADLASIQSGIDINLLAALNVTRALVPALTASQGSIVMVTSMVLRNQLPGFGAYRIMKAGLLAMARSLSIDLGPKGIRVNSVAPGYIWADSVKNFFDKKAAADGVDPKVIYDEIAAGTDLRRLPEPDDIANAVVFLLSDSARAIAGQCLDVNCGHTHH, encoded by the coding sequence GTGTTGAGCACTTCGGGCCTGCTGGCCGGCAAGGTTGTTGTGGTCTCGGGAGTGGGGCCGGCGCTGGGGCGTTCGATTGCCCTGCAGAGCGCGGCGGCCGGGGCGAGCGTCGTCCTGGCTGCCCGCACGCGGGAGCGCTTGGAATCAGTGGCAACGGAGATCCGTGATCGCGGCGGAATCGCGCTGGCAGTTCCCACCGATCTCACCGACGTCGATTCGATTGAGGCGTTGGCGCAGACGGCACTCGACGAGTTCGGGGCCGTGGACTGCCTGGTGAACAATGCCTTTGTTCAACCGGCACAGGTCCCGCTCCTGGATGCGGACTTGGCGTCCATCCAGTCGGGGATCGACATCAACCTGCTTGCGGCGCTCAACGTCACCCGCGCATTGGTGCCGGCACTGACTGCGTCACAGGGGTCCATCGTGATGGTCACGTCCATGGTGCTGCGCAATCAGCTTCCCGGGTTCGGGGCGTACCGGATTATGAAAGCCGGACTTCTGGCAATGGCGCGCAGTCTGTCGATCGATCTCGGTCCCAAGGGGATTCGAGTCAACTCGGTTGCCCCCGGCTATATCTGGGCGGATTCGGTCAAGAACTTCTTCGACAAGAAGGCGGCGGCCGACGGAGTCGACCCCAAGGTCATCTACGACGAGATCGCAGCCGGCACCGATCTACGCCGGTTACCGGAGCCGGACGACATCGCCAATGCTGTCGTTTTTCTCCTGTCCGACTCGGCCAGAGCCATCGCCGGGCAGTGTCTCGACGTCAACTGCGGCCACACCCACCACTGA
- a CDS encoding sulfotransferase family protein: MTHDYDGIGSIEDLHQAAREAAGYDDFGSDGYLEGLGVLLESFEQEADLTPQGKVIARKMITGALAGRLTSEAGFAKYPEHVDVPIERPIFVVGLTRTGSTALHRLLGADPAHQGAEMWLAETPQPRPDRDKWSENEDYVRSDAFYRARQRNEADLMKVHFMGAEEVEECWRLLQQTMLSTAFETVAYVPSYSQWLEKQDWTETYARHKKNLQLIGLNDQDRRWVLKSPSHVFAIDEIMNVYPDALFVRTFRDPQTSMASTFSLAEQGGHDMSKAFDRPTIGRTQLDLWARGNANFNSARARYNPEQFIDVDFKDFLADAVGTTSKIYSQFSLPFTDEARAAVEVSHQASLADHRRPSHQYSLEDFGVTAADVEAKFAATI, translated from the coding sequence ATGACACACGATTACGACGGGATTGGTTCCATTGAGGACCTGCACCAGGCCGCGCGCGAGGCGGCCGGGTACGACGACTTCGGCAGTGACGGCTACCTCGAAGGGCTTGGGGTCCTGCTCGAGTCGTTCGAGCAGGAGGCCGACCTCACGCCCCAGGGGAAGGTGATCGCTCGCAAGATGATCACCGGAGCGCTCGCGGGGCGCCTGACCAGCGAAGCCGGCTTCGCGAAATACCCCGAGCACGTCGACGTTCCGATCGAGCGTCCGATCTTCGTGGTCGGGTTGACGCGGACCGGCAGCACTGCGCTCCACCGGTTGCTCGGTGCGGACCCGGCGCATCAGGGCGCCGAGATGTGGCTCGCCGAGACGCCGCAGCCACGCCCCGATCGCGACAAGTGGTCGGAGAATGAAGACTACGTTCGCTCCGATGCCTTCTACCGAGCCCGCCAGCGCAACGAGGCCGACTTGATGAAGGTGCATTTCATGGGTGCCGAGGAGGTTGAGGAATGTTGGCGTCTGCTGCAGCAGACGATGCTCTCGACCGCATTCGAAACCGTCGCCTACGTACCGAGTTACTCGCAGTGGCTGGAGAAGCAGGACTGGACCGAAACGTACGCGCGGCACAAGAAGAACCTGCAGCTGATCGGGCTGAATGACCAGGATCGGCGGTGGGTCCTCAAGAGTCCTAGCCATGTCTTCGCGATCGACGAAATCATGAACGTCTACCCGGATGCGTTGTTCGTTCGCACCTTCCGCGATCCGCAGACGTCGATGGCGTCCACCTTCAGCCTTGCGGAGCAGGGTGGGCACGATATGTCGAAGGCGTTCGACCGCCCGACCATCGGACGCACCCAACTCGACCTGTGGGCGCGCGGTAACGCGAACTTCAACAGTGCGCGTGCCCGATACAACCCCGAACAGTTCATCGACGTTGACTTCAAAGACTTCCTCGCCGACGCGGTCGGTACGACCTCGAAGATCTATTCGCAGTTCTCACTGCCGTTCACAGACGAGGCTCGCGCCGCCGTGGAGGTGTCGCATCAGGCCAGCCTCGCCGACCATCGTCGTCCGTCGCACCAGTATTCGCTCGAGGACTTCGGTGTAACGGCCGCCGACGTTGAAGCAAAGTTCGCCGCCACCATCTAG
- a CDS encoding DUF1214 domain-containing protein has protein sequence MNATWEKFCAELLDVGKVLEDEIVPQDPLTQAEGVRYLSRLLRYGTINCVEYTDPRWPQFSSAPNPNMMTKIGADNPDNVYMRANISGKFSYRIIGTRGTVPLITFGSRVNRYHIDGTMLQTGDLHIHDLEVDENGRFEFIASVDKPAEGAWLPLAPDSNLISVRKTHKDRRNEVIGELTIECLNPEGEFVPLSPEEIGERLSKSVGIVKGMAETFLEWSRKFQPHTNEIFDWGQDYFQNAGGDPTIFYFHGYWKLAEDEAWVIETEIPNCEYFNFVLQNFWVESLDYNRTNIYINNHTAKLNDDGTMTIVVAAKDPGYGNWINTDSHAEGTWAMRWIKADSHPIPTAKVVKL, from the coding sequence ATGAACGCTACTTGGGAAAAGTTCTGCGCAGAGTTGCTCGACGTCGGAAAGGTCCTGGAGGACGAGATCGTCCCTCAGGATCCGCTGACCCAGGCCGAGGGCGTCCGCTACTTGAGTCGGTTGCTCCGGTACGGAACGATCAACTGCGTCGAGTACACCGATCCGCGGTGGCCGCAGTTCTCGTCGGCACCCAACCCCAACATGATGACGAAGATCGGTGCCGACAACCCGGACAACGTCTACATGCGCGCCAACATCTCCGGCAAGTTCAGCTACCGGATCATCGGAACTCGGGGCACTGTCCCGCTGATCACCTTCGGTTCGCGTGTCAATCGGTACCACATCGACGGCACCATGCTGCAGACCGGTGACCTGCATATTCACGACCTCGAGGTCGACGAGAACGGCCGTTTCGAATTCATTGCGAGCGTGGACAAGCCCGCGGAGGGTGCCTGGCTGCCGTTGGCACCCGACAGCAACCTCATCTCCGTCCGGAAGACTCACAAGGACCGTCGCAACGAGGTTATCGGTGAGCTGACTATCGAGTGCCTGAACCCCGAGGGGGAGTTCGTACCGCTTAGCCCGGAGGAGATCGGCGAGCGTCTGAGCAAGTCGGTCGGGATCGTGAAGGGTATGGCGGAGACGTTCCTCGAGTGGTCCCGCAAGTTCCAGCCGCACACCAACGAGATCTTCGACTGGGGACAGGATTACTTCCAGAACGCGGGCGGCGACCCGACGATCTTCTACTTCCACGGGTATTGGAAGCTCGCCGAGGACGAGGCGTGGGTCATCGAGACCGAGATTCCGAACTGCGAGTACTTCAACTTCGTGCTGCAGAACTTCTGGGTGGAGTCGCTCGACTACAACCGGACGAACATCTACATCAACAACCACACCGCGAAGCTGAACGACGACGGAACCATGACAATCGTTGTGGCGGCGAAGGATCCGGGCTACGGAAACTGGATCAACACCGATTCCCACGCGGAGGGGACTTGGGCGATGCGCTGGATCAAGGCGGACTCGCACCCGATCCCGACCGCGAAGGTAGTCAAGCTCTAA
- a CDS encoding ABC transporter substrate-binding protein: MHTKIIRSGTSLMALAISGAMLLTGCASSSGDAPAADSLAGSSVAGFVGAPDAGAPIDGGSLTFGSYSFPAVLDPTKTQTAGSTGGTEMAAIYDTLIRSNSATESFVPQLVKTLTSNDDFTVFTVTLPEGLTFSDGSNLDAEAVKWSIDRFVAGKGDVSQSWLNIVERVDTPNATTVDFVLKRPWKQFPALLSMGPGMIVARSSEAGGTFTPIGAGPFTLAKFAPHEELVLAARKDYQGGKPPLDTVRFVPTSGAQSQYESLESGQIDMTYILRDEGVIKQVLADGYSGYLSPTGQNGIGTINNRAGRPGADVRVRQAIAYGVDPEAINTRANNGLGTASSELVPESSRWYSNTEGIPFDPEKAKTLLDQAKAEGYDGKLRYLATSEPNQQATALAVQASLNAIGFDVAIDYATDVTDLVRRVYKDHDFDMTRGGAPVGEEAPYMNLYNSMASDSKNNPSGFADPEMDTLITAVQTAPTDDAVSDAISKVQKYANVTVPYAIWGPASVLTAWDENIHGVKRNITDIMFFDEAWISPN, encoded by the coding sequence ATGCACACCAAGATAATTCGATCCGGCACCAGCCTGATGGCACTCGCAATTTCCGGTGCAATGTTGTTGACAGGCTGTGCCTCGAGTAGTGGTGACGCCCCAGCCGCAGACTCCCTCGCCGGTAGTAGCGTGGCGGGCTTCGTGGGCGCACCGGATGCCGGAGCACCGATCGACGGAGGCAGTCTCACCTTCGGGTCGTATTCATTCCCGGCAGTGCTGGATCCAACCAAAACTCAAACCGCCGGCTCAACTGGCGGAACCGAAATGGCTGCAATCTACGACACGCTCATACGCAGCAACTCGGCAACCGAGAGCTTCGTGCCCCAGCTTGTGAAGACGCTGACGAGCAATGACGACTTCACGGTATTTACGGTGACGTTGCCGGAAGGTCTGACCTTCAGCGATGGCAGCAATCTCGATGCTGAAGCCGTGAAGTGGAGCATCGACAGATTCGTGGCCGGCAAGGGCGACGTGTCGCAGTCCTGGCTGAATATCGTCGAGCGAGTCGATACTCCGAACGCAACCACTGTCGACTTCGTGCTCAAACGGCCGTGGAAGCAGTTCCCGGCGTTGTTGTCGATGGGCCCCGGAATGATCGTCGCACGAAGTTCAGAGGCGGGCGGAACGTTCACCCCGATCGGGGCGGGTCCGTTCACCTTGGCCAAGTTCGCGCCGCACGAGGAGTTGGTACTCGCTGCGCGCAAGGACTATCAGGGTGGTAAGCCTCCGTTGGACACAGTGCGGTTCGTTCCCACCTCGGGTGCCCAGTCCCAATACGAGTCGCTCGAGAGCGGCCAGATCGACATGACATACATCCTCCGTGACGAAGGCGTCATCAAGCAGGTTCTCGCCGACGGATACTCCGGCTACCTCAGTCCTACCGGTCAGAACGGAATCGGCACGATCAACAACCGAGCCGGCAGGCCGGGTGCTGATGTTCGCGTTCGACAGGCGATCGCCTACGGGGTAGACCCGGAAGCGATCAATACTCGTGCGAACAACGGGTTAGGTACCGCCAGTTCCGAACTGGTCCCGGAGTCGTCGCGTTGGTACAGCAACACCGAAGGCATTCCCTTCGATCCGGAGAAGGCGAAAACTCTGCTCGATCAAGCGAAAGCCGAGGGGTACGACGGCAAACTCCGCTACCTCGCAACGTCCGAACCCAACCAACAGGCCACCGCGTTGGCCGTGCAAGCGTCGCTGAACGCAATCGGCTTCGACGTGGCTATCGACTACGCAACCGACGTGACGGACCTGGTCCGGCGGGTGTACAAAGATCATGATTTCGATATGACCCGCGGTGGCGCGCCGGTCGGGGAAGAAGCGCCCTACATGAATTTGTACAACAGCATGGCCAGCGATTCGAAGAACAATCCTTCCGGGTTCGCTGACCCGGAGATGGACACCCTGATCACAGCGGTCCAGACCGCACCGACTGACGATGCTGTCAGTGACGCAATCAGCAAAGTGCAGAAATATGCCAATGTGACTGTGCCTTATGCGATCTGGGGTCCGGCTTCGGTATTGACCGCGTGGGATGAAAACATTCACGGCGTCAAGCGCAATATCACGGACATCATGTTCTTCGACGAGGCTTGGATCTCGCCGAACTGA
- a CDS encoding TIGR03619 family F420-dependent LLM class oxidoreductase, translated as MKWSLAGAMIDALDLCELAQVAEEAGFDGLSMSDSVFYPEHVSAPYPYSPDGKRMWAPETPMPDPFIAMAAMAAVTQRIRFYTNVLKLPLRDPLLTAKQVSTMAVMSRNRVAIGIGLSWIPEEFTYTRTEMRTRGARTDEAIEILKAVCAGRGPEWVEYHGKHYDFDALMISPAPDAPVPIFIGGHSEPGLRRAARLADGWISVNVTKEELASAIERLAQLRAEYGRSDIPFEINVSPTDVRDIDGYRELEALGVTEIRVSPWHRYGVAADDHRGRLDSIRRFADEVIARY; from the coding sequence ATGAAGTGGTCGTTGGCGGGCGCGATGATTGATGCCCTGGATTTGTGCGAGTTGGCTCAGGTTGCAGAAGAAGCAGGATTCGACGGTCTGTCGATGTCCGATTCGGTGTTCTATCCGGAGCATGTCTCGGCGCCTTACCCGTACTCGCCTGACGGTAAGCGGATGTGGGCACCGGAGACTCCGATGCCGGATCCCTTCATCGCCATGGCAGCGATGGCCGCCGTGACACAGCGAATTCGGTTCTATACCAACGTACTCAAGCTCCCGTTGCGAGATCCGCTGTTGACGGCCAAGCAGGTGTCGACCATGGCCGTGATGTCCCGAAATCGGGTGGCTATCGGCATTGGACTGTCGTGGATTCCGGAGGAATTCACTTACACGCGCACCGAAATGCGGACGCGAGGTGCCCGCACCGATGAGGCGATCGAAATTTTGAAGGCTGTGTGTGCGGGTCGCGGCCCGGAATGGGTCGAATACCACGGCAAACACTACGATTTTGATGCATTGATGATCAGTCCGGCACCCGATGCGCCCGTGCCGATCTTCATCGGTGGACACAGCGAACCCGGTCTGCGACGCGCCGCCAGGTTGGCCGACGGTTGGATCTCGGTGAACGTGACCAAAGAGGAATTGGCCTCTGCTATCGAGCGTCTCGCACAGTTGCGGGCGGAATACGGTCGATCCGACATTCCGTTCGAGATCAATGTTTCGCCGACCGATGTCCGTGACATCGACGGGTATCGCGAACTCGAGGCTCTCGGCGTCACGGAGATCAGGGTGTCTCCGTGGCATCGGTACGGTGTTGCTGCCGACGATCACCGGGGACGCCTCGATTCAATTCGTCGTTTTGCCGACGAGGTCATCGCTCGGTACTGA